One Acipenser ruthenus unplaced genomic scaffold, fAciRut3.2 maternal haplotype, whole genome shotgun sequence genomic window, ctctcccctcctcctcccctcctctctctcccctctccccctcgtctcctcctctctccccccctctccctctcccctcctcctctcctctcctcctctccctctccacccctcctctccccctcctctccccccctctcccctcctcctcccctcctcctccccccctctccccctcctctcctcctctctccccccccctcccctcctcccctcctcccctcctcccctcctctcctctccagtcTCTTGCAGAGCAGTTTCTGGAGGGCTCGGTCTCTCTCGACAGTTTTCTCGATCTCTTCTTCGCCAAGCGCTCGCTGGCTCACAAGCGGAGAGTCCGAATCGAGAAGATGCAGGAGGAGCTGAAGAACCGAGCCTCGGCGTTACCAAGGCAACCCCCTGAGCAACCAGCGCCACGGCAACAGGAACagccgcagcagcagcagcagcagcagccaccgcAAATCATACAGCAGCAACCCTGGCCACAAAACCCTCCGAACGCAGTTCCTCCACCTTCCCAGCATGCCCCCCTGCCCTACAGCCCCTCCCCCCTCGCCCCCCAGGGCCCGACAGCCTACGGCCACTTCAGCCCGGTACACTTCCCACAGCAGCCTGGGCCCCTGGTGATGCAGCCCCCCAGCCACGGCGCACCTCCCTACGGCCCGCCCTACCCTCGAGCCCCAGGCTTCCCCCCGTCCGCGGGCCCGGGTGCTTATTTGGGGCCGAGGGCTCCCTCTCAGTGCCCGTACCCCCTCCAGCCCTCCTTCCCCGGCGGGCCCCCCCAGAACGGAGCCCCCTATCCTACCCAGAGCTACGTCTTCCCTCAGCAGCCCAGTTCGAGGCCCCAGTACAGGCCTGGGTACGGAATGCCTCAGCCTTACTCTTAAAGATCAATCTCCGTATCAGTTTATCAGAAGTGAAGTCATTGTAGCTTT contains:
- the vps37c gene encoding vacuolar protein sorting-associated protein 37C, coding for MENLRELSQSELQEILEDSQKVEAMVMESSEVQGVQLEREMSLAANRSLAEQNLKLRPQLQERKERLSERYRELQRLETDCRGRCEELDSKLSSFSPDLLLSLLQTEGAKIEEESESLAEQFLEGSVSLDSFLDLFFAKRSLAHKRRVRIEKMQEELKNRASALPRQPPEQPAPRQQEQPQQQQQQQPPQIIQQQPWPQNPPNAVPPPSQHAPLPYSPSPLAPQGPTAYGHFSPVHFPQQPGPLVMQPPSHGAPPYGPPYPRAPGFPPSAGPGAYLGPRAPSQCPYPLQPSFPGGPPQNGAPYPTQSYVFPQQPSSRPQYRPGYGMPQPYS